From Proteiniborus sp. MB09-C3, the proteins below share one genomic window:
- a CDS encoding rhomboid family intramembrane serine protease → MSRFIVNIRKDFLLMNENNVNFHENNGVNYDNQNINEEAFNQERRRVAALRVQRPTITYILIAINIAMWAILNLISFKTGKSYNELIGVFGAKININILRGQYWRFITPIFLHADITHLLVNCYSLNAVGQIVERIYGHAKFLLIYLVAGIMGNILSFMFSINPAVGASGAIFGLLGALLYLGVEHPKFFRAYFGRSIFTTIAINLGYGFLNTGIDNFGHIGGLIGGFFASGIVKAPIKGKWYMNKVIYIILFLAIGVSGLIYGFNCGNNIALVKLDELYRHDANQNWNEAANIGEEILEQKPTDKNINIEVLWMTTKAEAVIGNYNKAVEHGKALVKLSPKDGHYLLGIVYYDMGQLELSREELQKAKALNASYSNIDELIRSIESR, encoded by the coding sequence GTGAGTAGATTCATTGTAAATATTAGAAAGGATTTTTTGCTCATGAATGAGAATAATGTAAATTTCCATGAGAACAATGGAGTTAATTACGACAATCAGAATATTAATGAAGAAGCATTTAATCAAGAAAGAAGAAGAGTGGCAGCATTAAGAGTACAGAGGCCAACAATCACATATATTTTAATCGCTATCAATATAGCTATGTGGGCAATTTTGAATTTAATTTCTTTTAAAACTGGTAAGAGCTATAATGAGCTAATAGGTGTGTTTGGAGCAAAAATTAACATTAACATTTTGAGAGGTCAATATTGGAGATTTATAACACCAATATTCTTACATGCTGACATCACACATTTACTTGTTAACTGCTATTCCTTAAACGCAGTTGGTCAAATAGTTGAGAGAATCTATGGTCATGCTAAGTTTTTACTTATCTATCTAGTCGCTGGGATTATGGGAAATATTTTAAGCTTTATGTTTTCAATAAATCCTGCTGTAGGGGCTTCAGGAGCTATATTTGGACTGTTAGGGGCTCTTCTATATCTTGGAGTTGAGCATCCTAAATTTTTTAGAGCCTATTTTGGCCGCAGCATTTTTACAACAATAGCCATAAATCTAGGTTATGGATTTTTAAATACAGGTATAGATAATTTTGGACATATAGGAGGTTTAATTGGTGGCTTCTTTGCTTCAGGAATAGTTAAAGCTCCTATTAAAGGCAAATGGTATATGAATAAAGTGATATACATTATATTATTCTTAGCTATAGGAGTTTCAGGATTAATATATGGTTTTAACTGTGGAAATAACATTGCACTTGTGAAGCTAGATGAATTATATAGGCATGATGCAAATCAGAACTGGAATGAAGCTGCCAATATTGGTGAAGAGATTTTGGAGCAAAAGCCTACAGACAAGAACATCAATATAGAGGTACTATGGATGACTACAAAAGCAGAGGCAGTAATAGGTAATTATAATAAGGCGGTAGAACATGGAAAGGCATTGGTAAAATTATCTCCAAAGGATGGTCATTACCTTTTAGGGATTGTTTATTATGATATGGGGCAGCTTGAACTATCAAGAGAGGAGCTTCAGAAGGCTAAAGCTTTAAATGCGTCATATTCCAATATTGATGAGTTAATCAGAAGTATTGAATCTAGGTAA
- a CDS encoding ABC transporter ATP-binding protein, translating into MVVEIKNIVKRYKDELAVDNVSLSIKEGEIFGLLGPNGAGKTTTINALMGLIKIDKGEISIFDKNINKFSSEIKKEIGIVPQDIAVYPDLTVYENTSFFAKLYGLKDKLLKDRVEEALEFTGLSDKKKVMANYLSGGMRRRLNIACAIAHHPRLIIMDEPTVGIDPQSRNHILESIKKLNNNGSTIIYTSHYMEEVEELCTNIAIMDKGKVIAQGNKDELKALISTEDRVSLELSSMNFTLVDNIRSIIGVIDCEVDGNMITITSKKDSKNLSRIIDYILNTGVEIMNINIEKPNLEGVFLTLTGKTLRD; encoded by the coding sequence TTGGTAGTTGAAATCAAAAATATAGTAAAAAGGTACAAGGACGAATTGGCAGTAGATAATGTAAGCTTATCTATTAAAGAGGGAGAAATATTTGGTCTGCTAGGCCCAAATGGAGCAGGTAAAACTACAACAATCAATGCGCTAATGGGATTAATCAAAATAGACAAAGGAGAAATATCAATATTTGATAAAAATATTAATAAATTCAGTAGTGAGATTAAGAAAGAAATAGGAATAGTTCCACAGGACATAGCCGTATATCCAGACCTGACAGTATATGAAAATACTTCATTCTTCGCAAAGCTATATGGGCTTAAGGATAAATTGTTAAAGGATAGAGTAGAAGAAGCTCTAGAATTTACAGGACTAAGTGACAAGAAAAAAGTAATGGCAAATTACCTTTCTGGAGGAATGAGAAGAAGGTTAAATATTGCCTGTGCCATTGCACATCATCCAAGGCTAATCATAATGGATGAGCCTACTGTAGGAATAGACCCACAATCAAGAAATCATATACTTGAATCTATAAAGAAGCTAAATAATAATGGTTCTACAATAATCTATACTTCTCATTATATGGAGGAGGTGGAGGAGCTTTGTACCAATATTGCCATAATGGATAAAGGAAAGGTAATTGCCCAGGGAAATAAGGATGAATTAAAGGCATTAATATCAACAGAAGACAGAGTATCATTAGAGCTATCGTCTATGAATTTTACATTAGTAGATAACATTAGAAGCATTATCGGGGTTATAGATTGTGAAGTAGATGGAAACATGATTACTATTACATCTAAAAAAGACAGTAAAAATCTTAGTAGAATAATTGATTATATTTTAAATACAGGTGTAGAGATTATGAACATAAATATTGAAAAGCCAAACCTAGAGGGAGTGTTTTTAACCCTAACAGGTAAGACTTTAAGAGACTAG
- a CDS encoding TOBE domain-containing protein, translating into MQISARNQLNAKITNLKKGPVSTEVTLDVNGQTMVSVITTGSADSLNLNVGDNVIALVKATSVMIMK; encoded by the coding sequence ATGCAAATATCTGCAAGAAATCAACTAAATGCTAAGATTACCAATCTAAAGAAAGGACCAGTTTCAACAGAAGTGACTTTAGACGTCAATGGTCAAACTATGGTGAGTGTCATAACTACAGGTTCTGCAGATTCACTTAACTTAAATGTAGGTGATAATGTTATAGCTTTGGTCAAAGCTACTTCAGTTATGATTATGAAATAA
- a CDS encoding ABC transporter ATP-binding protein, translating to MKKSIFKAIPYLILVAIIASVCAILEGAMSISMMKTIDIGVSGNRAAFRTEATRLIILALSILPASILLSFGKGLLKRKAIVSAKINFVSRVFKKNINEFQRDNNSKYVSALTNDVNTIETNYIDGIYEVIIGVIYFIVSVAVIAYVSPIALGIGTGIGVISTLLSILIGKPMQKHHTQRSELYEGYTSYIKEVLSAFHIIKSNNLNEKVKNDFYNRSHAIQEKGYIIDKIYTYISALQNLNMMLALFALLGITAYMAIKGSLTLGGVILIINNMERIIVPIMRFGEWMPKIFATKKLFEKIEDILTNQDNYEETIALNNFKSSIEFNNVTFGYEDEDILKNINLSLKKGEKYLIIGPSGGGKSTLLKLLRKYFSPKDGEILIDNKTLKDITKTSYFKHISNIEQQVFLFEDTLKNNITLYKDFSEEEINIAIERAGLKSFVQALPQGLDTMIYDNGKNISGGEKSRVAIARGLLQKADIIFLDEAFASLDSKIAKEIENTILNLEGITVINVSHVIFEETKKKYDNVFVVRNKGVFSL from the coding sequence ATGAAAAAGTCAATATTTAAAGCAATTCCATATCTTATATTAGTTGCTATCATTGCCTCAGTATGTGCCATTTTAGAAGGAGCTATGTCAATCTCTATGATGAAGACTATTGATATAGGAGTTTCTGGCAATAGGGCTGCATTTAGAACAGAGGCAACAAGACTTATAATACTTGCATTATCCATACTGCCTGCAAGTATTCTGCTATCCTTTGGAAAAGGTCTTTTAAAAAGAAAAGCTATAGTATCAGCAAAGATTAATTTTGTCAGTAGAGTATTTAAGAAAAATATCAATGAATTTCAAAGAGATAATAATTCAAAATATGTATCGGCTTTAACAAATGATGTAAATACTATTGAAACTAATTATATTGATGGAATATATGAGGTCATAATTGGAGTTATATATTTTATAGTCAGTGTTGCTGTTATCGCATATGTTAGTCCAATTGCATTAGGAATTGGTACAGGTATAGGAGTTATCAGTACACTACTATCAATTTTGATAGGCAAGCCAATGCAAAAACATCATACTCAAAGAAGTGAGCTTTATGAAGGCTATACCTCTTATATTAAGGAAGTTTTAAGCGCTTTTCATATAATAAAATCTAATAATTTAAATGAAAAAGTAAAAAACGACTTTTATAACAGAAGTCATGCTATCCAAGAAAAAGGATATATCATCGATAAAATATATACTTACATAAGTGCCCTACAAAATCTCAATATGATGCTGGCTCTTTTTGCTTTACTTGGTATAACAGCATATATGGCTATAAAGGGTAGCCTCACTTTAGGTGGAGTTATATTGATCATAAATAATATGGAAAGAATCATAGTACCTATAATGAGATTTGGAGAATGGATGCCTAAAATATTTGCAACTAAGAAGTTGTTTGAAAAAATTGAAGACATTCTTACAAATCAAGATAATTATGAAGAAACTATTGCTTTAAATAATTTTAAGAGCTCCATTGAATTTAATAATGTTACCTTTGGATACGAGGACGAAGACATACTTAAAAATATTAATCTGTCCTTAAAAAAAGGTGAGAAATACTTGATTATAGGTCCAAGTGGCGGAGGAAAATCTACATTATTAAAGCTATTAAGAAAATATTTTTCACCTAAGGATGGGGAAATATTAATAGACAATAAAACCCTTAAGGATATTACAAAAACCAGTTACTTCAAGCATATATCTAATATAGAGCAACAAGTTTTCTTGTTTGAGGATACACTTAAAAATAATATTACACTGTATAAGGATTTTTCAGAAGAGGAAATAAATATTGCTATTGAAAGAGCTGGATTAAAAAGCTTTGTTCAGGCATTACCTCAGGGGCTAGACACCATGATTTATGATAATGGAAAAAATATCTCAGGTGGAGAAAAGAGTAGAGTTGCCATAGCTAGGGGACTTTTGCAAAAAGCAGATATTATTTTTCTAGATGAAGCCTTCGCAAGCTTAGACTCTAAAATAGCTAAGGAAATAGAAAATACCATCTTAAATTTAGAAGGTATAACAGTCATAAATGTAAGTCATGTGATATTTGAAGAAACAAAGAAAAAATACGATAATGTATTCGTTGTAAGAAATAAAGGGGTTTTTTCGTTATAA
- a CDS encoding TIGR03905 family TSCPD domain-containing protein — protein sequence MYEYLTTGVCSKNIRFEVENNILKNVAFTGGCNGNLKAISILVEGMEVDKVIELLSGVNCGPRDTSCADQLTKALIQFKNK from the coding sequence ATGTACGAATATTTAACTACAGGAGTTTGTTCAAAAAACATAAGATTTGAAGTAGAAAACAATATTTTAAAAAATGTTGCTTTTACAGGAGGATGTAATGGAAATTTAAAAGCTATTTCAATACTTGTTGAAGGAATGGAAGTAGATAAAGTAATAGAGCTATTATCTGGAGTAAATTGTGGCCCTAGAGATACTTCTTGTGCAGACCAGCTAACAAAGGCTCTGATTCAATTTAAGAATAAATAA
- a CDS encoding copper amine oxidase N-terminal domain-containing protein encodes MKKGLMILLIGIIILLSATSFAGGYFKRIDVLINGTKIEVDGKKIETDTEPFIYNSRTFVPIRAVSEGLGCEVKWDDNTSSVIINRYKDFPECDYLNGEIFVYGIITKIDHENRTIEIEQHIDDNTIDITPILTVKEEAIIIFQRNDKAMNIDFSDLKCGDVLGGIIDKEGYIRGIIMNF; translated from the coding sequence ATGAAAAAGGGTTTAATGATTCTATTGATTGGAATAATTATATTATTATCAGCTACATCCTTTGCAGGAGGATATTTTAAAAGAATAGATGTACTAATAAATGGAACTAAAATAGAGGTAGATGGGAAAAAAATAGAGACAGATACAGAGCCATTTATATATAATAGTAGAACTTTTGTTCCAATAAGAGCAGTATCAGAAGGTCTAGGCTGTGAAGTAAAATGGGATGATAATACAAGCAGTGTTATAATAAACAGATATAAGGATTTTCCAGAATGTGACTATTTGAATGGAGAAATATTTGTATATGGAATAATAACAAAAATAGATCATGAAAATAGAACCATAGAAATAGAACAGCATATAGATGACAATACCATAGATATAACACCTATATTGACAGTAAAAGAGGAAGCAATTATAATTTTTCAAAGAAACGACAAAGCTATGAATATTGATTTCAGTGATTTGAAATGTGGAGATGTCTTAGGAGGAATTATTGATAAGGAAGGATACATAAGAGGAATTATAATGAATTTTTAG
- a CDS encoding ABC transporter ATP-binding protein, translating to MKDLLLKRKSKFILYVVACFLPVVDTLLRNVSSALLIGSIEAKDLNYFIKAFALSIFFTIFGVLLYVISRFMRISYMRDTILDVRINAFDRILKYSYKNFSKKSKDVYISNLINDINVFEQNFFLKLINTIFQGGWYIVSLIILFFLDFKFALVIFTISVIMFFISKSFENKTVKLQEEVSENNENFTTNISNTFNGVEILKLNNIEDKFLYNTLKSIDKVERKKLHYTVFTESQRSLTNFLGFGIFVGIIIYSINLVLQGTSFTKITLMIQLSNGCIWPIVQILPWFNELKASAKIYEKITKDDEEKNSDIVKEKGFDFNSKLEVNDLKFSYDNKDIFKGTSFVIEKGKKYLLKGASGAGKSTLISLLSMVNDDYDGTITLDGVDYREINEKSFNDNISFVYQDVFLFEDTIFNNIALFKDISEERVLEAAKDAGLEEFLEERKLGLQEKLMENGKNLSGGQRQRISIARAIAKNANILFVDEATSSLNEELGRAVENTLLSLDSTVIAISHRYYEGISEKYDYVLEVKNGLVYQHNSQDYFNMEVLAI from the coding sequence ATGAAGGATCTGCTGCTAAAAAGAAAAAGTAAATTTATTTTATATGTTGTAGCTTGCTTCCTACCAGTAGTTGACACATTGTTAAGAAATGTTTCATCAGCGTTATTAATTGGAAGCATAGAAGCAAAAGATCTTAATTACTTTATTAAAGCTTTTGCACTTTCAATATTCTTCACTATTTTTGGTGTTCTTCTTTATGTTATATCTAGATTCATGAGAATCAGCTACATGAGAGATACCATTTTAGACGTTAGAATAAATGCATTTGATAGGATTCTAAAATACTCCTATAAGAATTTTAGTAAAAAGTCTAAGGATGTATACATATCAAATCTTATAAATGATATCAATGTTTTTGAACAAAACTTCTTCTTGAAATTGATAAACACAATCTTCCAAGGTGGATGGTATATTGTATCATTGATAATACTATTCTTTTTGGATTTTAAATTTGCATTAGTGATTTTCACAATATCTGTCATAATGTTTTTCATAAGCAAGTCTTTCGAAAATAAAACTGTAAAACTACAGGAAGAGGTTTCAGAAAACAATGAAAACTTTACTACTAATATTTCCAATACCTTTAATGGAGTTGAAATATTAAAGCTAAATAATATTGAAGATAAATTCCTATATAATACCTTGAAATCCATTGATAAGGTCGAGAGAAAAAAACTTCATTATACAGTTTTTACTGAGAGCCAAAGGAGTTTAACAAACTTCCTTGGATTTGGAATATTTGTTGGTATAATCATCTACTCAATTAATTTAGTTCTTCAGGGAACATCCTTTACAAAAATTACATTAATGATACAATTATCAAACGGATGTATATGGCCTATAGTTCAGATTCTTCCTTGGTTTAATGAGTTAAAGGCATCTGCAAAAATATACGAAAAGATTACTAAGGATGATGAAGAAAAAAATTCTGATATTGTGAAGGAAAAAGGATTTGATTTTAACTCTAAATTAGAAGTAAATGATTTAAAATTCAGCTATGATAACAAGGACATTTTTAAAGGTACATCCTTTGTCATTGAAAAAGGAAAAAAATATTTGCTTAAGGGTGCCAGCGGTGCTGGAAAGTCAACATTGATTAGCCTTCTTTCAATGGTTAACGATGATTATGATGGAACAATAACCTTAGATGGTGTGGATTATAGAGAAATAAATGAAAAAAGCTTCAACGATAACATATCCTTTGTTTATCAGGACGTATTTTTATTTGAGGATACGATTTTCAATAACATTGCCTTATTTAAGGATATATCAGAAGAAAGAGTATTAGAAGCTGCAAAGGATGCAGGCTTAGAAGAATTCCTAGAGGAACGAAAACTAGGTCTACAGGAGAAGTTAATGGAGAACGGCAAGAATCTCTCTGGTGGCCAAAGGCAGAGAATATCTATAGCAAGAGCAATAGCAAAAAATGCTAATATTCTGTTTGTAGATGAGGCAACATCTAGCCTAAATGAAGAATTAGGCAGAGCTGTAGAAAATACCTTATTATCCTTAGACAGTACAGTTATTGCCATCTCTCATAGATATTATGAAGGTATAAGTGAAAAATATGATTATGTCCTTGAAGTGAAAAATGGTCTAGTATATCAACATAATAGCCAAGATTATTTCAACATGGAGGTGCTAGCTATATGA
- the uvrA gene encoding excinuclease ABC subunit UvrA, whose protein sequence is MLKDKIIIRGAKEHNLKNISIELPRNKFIVLTGLSGSGKSSLAFDTIYAEGQRRYVESLSAYARQFLGQMEKPDVEYIEGLSPAISIDQKTTSKNPRSTVGTVTEIYDYLRLLYARVGTPHCYKCGKEISSQTIDQMVDQILSLEEKTKIQLLSPIVRGRKGEHQKVLEGIRKEGFVRVRVDGEVMEITDDIKLEKNKKHSIEVIVDRIIVKEGIEQRLTDSLETALKLSDGLVIVDVMEKEELLFSQKLSCPDCGIGIDELAPRVFSFNSPFGMCPTCNGLGSYMKIDPELIIPNKNISINQGAIAPYSNTSDDTYYFKMFKAIADYHGFSLDAPIGDAPKGLIDDILYGTDGREVEFEFDSRFGGWRTYKAPFEGVIPNLERRYGETNSDYMRDKIEGFMSIIPCPDCGGARLKPEALAVTVGGLNISEYTNMSVRQAIEFINDLKLTEMQEKIAHQVLKEIRERLRFLVDVGLDYLTLSRNAGTLSGGESQRIRLATQIGSSLVGVLYVLDEPSIGLHQRDNDRLLKTLRNLTDLGNTLIVVEHDEDTMYCADHIVDIGPGAGVHGGYVIAEGTLDDIKNCEESITGQYLSGKKKIEIPKKRRKPNGKWVEIIGAAENNLKNIDVKIPLGVFTSITGVSGSGKSTLVNEILYKSLAQELHNSKNRPGKHKAILGTQHIDKIIDIDQSPIGRTPRSNPATYTGVFDQIRDIFAMTPEAKTRGYSKGRFSFNVKGGRCEACKGDGILKIEMHFLPDVYVPCEVCKGKRYNRETLQVKYKGKTISDILDMTVEEAMDFFDSIPSIKRKIETMYEVGLGYIKLGQPSTQLSGGEAQRVKLATELSKRSTGKTLYILDEPTTGLHIADIHKLIKVLNKLVDAGNAVVVIEHNLDVIKTSDYIIDLGPEGGDKGGTIIAQGTPEEICKVKESYTGHFLKKVLEK, encoded by the coding sequence ATGTTAAAGGACAAAATAATAATAAGAGGAGCCAAAGAACATAATCTAAAGAATATCAGTATAGAACTCCCAAGAAATAAATTCATTGTACTAACAGGACTAAGTGGTTCTGGGAAATCCTCTCTTGCATTTGACACCATATACGCAGAAGGACAACGAAGATATGTAGAAAGCCTTTCTGCTTATGCTAGGCAGTTTTTAGGGCAAATGGAAAAGCCAGATGTAGAATATATAGAAGGGTTATCACCTGCTATATCAATAGATCAAAAGACAACGAGCAAAAATCCAAGATCTACAGTTGGAACGGTAACAGAGATTTATGACTATTTAAGACTTTTATATGCTAGGGTAGGTACACCACATTGCTATAAATGTGGAAAGGAGATTTCTTCCCAAACTATTGACCAAATGGTAGATCAAATATTATCCCTTGAGGAGAAAACCAAGATTCAACTACTTTCGCCAATTGTCAGAGGACGTAAGGGAGAGCATCAAAAAGTACTGGAAGGAATAAGAAAGGAAGGCTTTGTCAGGGTTAGAGTAGATGGAGAAGTGATGGAAATAACCGATGACATAAAACTAGAGAAAAATAAAAAGCATTCCATAGAGGTAATAGTAGATAGAATAATAGTGAAGGAAGGAATAGAGCAGAGACTGACAGATTCTCTTGAGACTGCCCTAAAGCTTTCCGACGGACTTGTAATAGTAGATGTAATGGAGAAAGAAGAGTTGCTTTTTAGTCAAAAGCTTTCATGTCCAGACTGTGGAATAGGAATAGACGAATTAGCACCAAGAGTATTTTCATTTAACAGTCCTTTTGGAATGTGTCCAACCTGTAATGGCTTAGGAAGTTATATGAAAATAGACCCTGAACTAATTATTCCTAATAAAAATATATCGATTAACCAAGGAGCTATAGCACCTTATTCTAATACATCTGATGACACATATTACTTTAAAATGTTCAAGGCTATAGCGGACTATCATGGATTTAGTCTAGATGCCCCTATTGGAGATGCTCCTAAGGGACTAATAGATGATATACTTTATGGAACGGATGGAAGAGAAGTAGAGTTTGAATTTGATAGCAGATTTGGTGGATGGAGAACCTATAAGGCACCCTTTGAAGGAGTAATTCCTAATCTAGAGAGAAGATATGGAGAAACAAACTCTGATTATATGAGAGATAAAATAGAAGGCTTTATGAGTATTATTCCATGTCCTGACTGTGGTGGAGCTAGACTAAAACCAGAGGCTCTTGCAGTAACAGTTGGAGGACTTAACATCTCTGAATATACTAATATGTCAGTTAGACAAGCAATAGAATTTATTAATGATCTAAAGCTTACTGAAATGCAAGAAAAGATTGCTCATCAAGTATTAAAGGAAATAAGAGAAAGGCTAAGGTTTCTTGTGGATGTGGGGTTAGACTATCTTACATTATCAAGAAATGCAGGAACTCTTTCTGGTGGAGAATCACAGAGAATTAGACTGGCAACTCAAATTGGTTCAAGTCTAGTTGGAGTTCTTTATGTACTAGATGAGCCTAGTATTGGATTGCATCAAAGAGATAATGATAGGCTATTAAAAACCCTTCGAAATCTTACAGATTTAGGGAATACATTGATAGTAGTAGAGCATGACGAAGATACTATGTATTGTGCTGACCATATAGTAGATATAGGACCAGGTGCAGGCGTTCATGGTGGATATGTAATAGCAGAGGGAACTCTTGATGATATTAAAAATTGTGAAGAATCTATTACTGGACAATATTTAAGCGGTAAAAAGAAAATAGAAATTCCTAAGAAGAGAAGAAAGCCAAATGGAAAATGGGTTGAAATAATAGGTGCAGCAGAAAACAATTTAAAGAATATAGATGTAAAGATTCCTTTAGGAGTATTTACTTCTATAACCGGAGTGTCAGGCTCTGGTAAAAGTACTTTAGTTAACGAAATACTATACAAAAGCTTAGCACAGGAGTTGCACAATTCTAAAAACAGACCTGGAAAACACAAGGCAATTCTTGGAACTCAACATATAGACAAGATTATTGACATTGACCAATCGCCTATAGGAAGGACTCCAAGGTCGAACCCTGCAACTTATACAGGAGTTTTTGATCAAATTAGGGATATATTTGCCATGACTCCAGAGGCTAAGACCAGAGGTTATAGTAAAGGAAGATTTAGCTTTAACGTAAAGGGAGGAAGATGTGAAGCCTGCAAGGGAGATGGTATACTAAAAATAGAGATGCATTTCCTTCCAGATGTATATGTTCCGTGTGAGGTATGTAAAGGCAAGAGATATAATAGAGAAACTTTACAGGTAAAATATAAAGGAAAAACCATATCAGATATATTAGATATGACTGTAGAGGAAGCTATGGACTTTTTCGACAGCATACCAAGTATAAAGAGGAAGATAGAGACTATGTATGAAGTAGGCTTAGGCTATATAAAGCTTGGCCAGCCGTCAACACAGCTTTCAGGTGGAGAGGCACAGAGAGTTAAGCTAGCTACAGAGCTTAGCAAGAGAAGTACAGGTAAAACCTTGTATATACTTGATGAACCTACAACAGGACTTCATATAGCAGATATACACAAGCTTATAAAAGTGTTAAACAAGCTAGTTGATGCTGGAAATGCTGTAGTAGTCATAGAGCACAATTTAGATGTGATAAAAACCTCAGATTATATAATTGATTTAGGTCCAGAAGGTGGGGACAAGGGTGGTACAATAATAGCTCAAGGAACACCAGAAGAAATATGCAAGGTTAAAGAGTCTTATACTGGACATTTCTTGAAAAAAGTATTAGAAAAATAG
- a CDS encoding DUF188 domain-containing protein codes for MKIIIDSDGCPVVDLTIKIAKEYKIGVTVVKNYAHEIYDDYATIVTVDLAPDSADYYIVNITEKNDIIVTQDYGLAAMVLSKLGICINQNGLIISKDNIDELLRRRHINSELRRKHKYYTKSKKREPDNNIEFERNLRALIEKAIE; via the coding sequence ATGAAGATAATTATAGATTCTGATGGTTGTCCTGTTGTGGATTTAACTATTAAAATAGCCAAAGAATATAAGATAGGAGTTACTGTAGTAAAAAATTATGCACATGAAATCTACGATGATTATGCTACAATAGTTACAGTTGATCTTGCTCCAGATAGTGCTGACTACTATATAGTAAACATTACTGAAAAAAATGATATTATTGTGACTCAAGATTATGGTCTTGCTGCCATGGTTCTATCAAAGCTCGGTATATGCATCAATCAAAATGGACTTATCATATCTAAGGATAATATAGATGAACTTTTAAGAAGGAGACATATTAACAGCGAACTACGTAGAAAACATAAATATTATACGAAATCTAAAAAAAGAGAGCCTGATAACAATATTGAATTTGAAAGAAACTTGAGAGCTTTGATTGAAAAGGCTATAGAATGA